In Vigna angularis cultivar LongXiaoDou No.4 chromosome 8, ASM1680809v1, whole genome shotgun sequence, one DNA window encodes the following:
- the LOC108343914 gene encoding remorin isoform X1, with translation MTEQQPQAAESETAAPAAPSQAPAEPEPVPEAPKDVAVEKSVIPVPDESKALVLVEKTQEVAEEKPSEGSVNRDAVLARVATEKRLSLIKAWEESEKSKAENKAHKNLSAISAWENSKKASVEAELKKKEEQLEKQKAEYAEKIKNKIASIHKEAEEKRAVIEAKKGEDLLKAEETAAKYRATGTAPKKLLGCF, from the exons ATGACAGAACAGCAACCTCAAGCAGCAGAGTCAGAGACAGCAGCACCAGCTGCTCCTTCACAGGCTCCAGCTGAGCCTGAGCCTGTTCCCGAGGCTCCAAAGGATGTGGCTGTGGAGAAATCTGTGATTCCAGTGCCTGATGAGTCCAAGGCTCTTGTCTTGGTTGAGA AGACTCAAGAAGTTGCTGAAGAGAAACCTAGTGAGGGCTCTGTAAACAGAG ATGCGGTGCTTGCAAGAGTTGCAACTGAGAAGAGGTTATCACTGATCAAGGCATGGGAAGAAAGTGAAAAATCAAAAGCTGAAAACAA GGCACATAAAAATCTTTCAGCCATTTCGGCATGGGAAAACAGCAAGAAAGCTTCAGTGGAGGCAGaactaaagaaaaaagaa GAACAATTGGAGAAGCAAAAAGCAGAATATGCAGAAAAGATAAAGAACAAAATAGCTTCAATTCACAAGGAAGCTGAAGAGAAAAGAGCAGTAATTGAGGCAAAGAAAGGGGAAGATCTTCTGAAGGCAGAGGAGACAGCTGCAAAGTATAGAGCAACTGGAACAGCTCCAAAGAAACTCCTAGGCTGTTTCTAA
- the LOC108344127 gene encoding uncharacterized protein LOC108344127 encodes MRASQNRQKSYADQRRRPLEFAVGNHLFLRVTSTTGVGRALRSRKLSPKFIGPYQILRRIGSVAYEIALPPQLANLHPVFHVSQLRKYVPDPSHILEIEDIQIREDLSMEVQPVCIEDTKTKELRGKTINLVRVVWDRRTCDSTWELEEEMKQLYPQLFS; translated from the coding sequence ATGCGAGCATCTCAGAATAGGCAGAAGTCCTATGCAGATCAAAGGAGGCGACCGTTAGAGTTTGCGGTTGGGAATCATCTTTTCCTGCGAGTAACTTCAACCACGGGTGTCGGTAGAGCTCTTCGCTCGAGGAAACTTTCTCCTAAGTTCATTGGTCCATACCAAATTTTGAGGCGAATTGGGTCAGTCGCTTACGAGATTGCGTTACCCCCTCAGTTGGCCAATCTCCATCCAGTTTTTCATGTTTCACAACTAAGAAAGTATGTACCTGATCCTTCTCACATTTTAGAAATAGAAGATATTCAAATCCGAGAAGATCTCTCAATGGAAGTACAACCTGTTTGTATAGAAGACACTAAAACAAAGGAACTTAGAGGAAAAACTATCAATTTAGTCAGGGTAGTTTGGGATAGGAGAACATGTGACTCTACATGGGAgttagaagaagaaatgaagcaATTATACCCTCAACTATTTTCTTGA